The Halostagnicola larsenii XH-48 region TACGAGCGTCCCGAACAGATCGAACGTTACTCCCACGTGCGTGTAACTGGCACAAGCTGACTTTAGTTTCGCGGTCGACCGATGTCCTCGAGTCGTATCAGAAGGCAACCGTCGATGGCCGGCGCGCGCTGGCTGCGCTGCTGGCGAACGCTGTGAGCCAGTAGCGCCATCCTCGTGCGAGGGATGGCGCGAACGGAGTGAGCGCCGAGGCTGGGGAGGGCGAGGTGCGATCCTTCTCGAGCTGTCTCGAGTAAAACGGGAAAAACGACGGCACCTAAAGCGGACACGGCGTCAGTTCGGACCCCTCACAGCACGATCACTCCACAGTGCTGGTTTAGATAATTAGTCGCGCCGGGCGAACGCGAGGTTGCCCGAGATGTTCTTGATGTAGATGTCGACCACGTCCCCCTCGTCCGCGCCGGGAACGAAGATCGTGTACTTGCCTTTCTCCGCGACGCCGTCGCCTTTGCGGCCCGTGCCGGTGATCTCGACGGTGTAGGTCTGTCCCTCCTCGACGGCTTCTCGCTGTTGTTGTTGCTGGCCGCCCGAAGAGCGCTTGGTGACCGGTCGGAACGCACCGCAGGCGTCACACCGGAGCATCGGCGTGCGGTCCTCGCGGACGAGGCGGGTGTCCGGCAGGCCACACTCCGAACAGAGGACGTACTCCTCGACGTAGGCATCGACGACGGCGTCGAAGTCCTGCTGGGAGAACGTACCGTTGTACCGGGCCCGGCCCTCCGCGAGTTTTCCACTGGTGCCAAGTTCCCGCTGGACGAACCGGTGGAGGTGCTCGGTCTCTCGAGAAAGGACATCTGCGATATCCCCGAGGTTGGTAAACCGGGTGAACGCGCCGTCTTTCTGGGGCTGTGCATCGGGAATCTGCAACCGTTCTTCGTCGCCCCCGATGTCGGGGACGTTCTCCATCGCGCGGTCGAGACTCGATTCGTAATCCATATCCGGGCAAACGCCTCGGGAACGTAAATCCGTTCTGCTATGGTGGTCCGGGCTCGAGCGCGGCGGGCCCGAGCCGTCAACGGAGGCCCAAGCGCCCACGAAGATTCTTCGCTAGCGTACGCAACGCGAACCCGACCTCCCGGCGCGATTTCGTCGAGTAGTACGCCCCGAGCGAATCGGGAACGGTCGGCTCGAGCCCCGGATCGCGAAGCGATTCGATCCCGGTCGCGAGTAACTCGACCTCGAGTTCGTGGACGCGATCGTAGACGTCCCACAGCGTCGCACAGTCGTCGATGTCGATCCAGTCTTCGGCGACGATCTCGCCGCTGTCGATGCCCTCGGTGAGTCGCTGCAGCGTCGCACCGATGCTCGAGCGATCGTCGACGAACGCCTTCGGTGGTCCGAGCCCCCGATACCGCCTGATATCTGCGGGGTGAAAACTCAACACGCCGTGTTCGGTCGCGGTGAGAATGTCGCCGCGAACCAGTCCGAAGCCGAACCTGACGACGACGTCACACCGGTCCGCAGCGGCCTCGACGGCCGATTCGGGGAGTTCGTTCCAGTTGCCGTCTTCGATCGGGCGCACGTGACGAACCGTCGACGACTCGAGGCAGTCGACGTCCCCGACCCGCTGGCGGTGCTCGAGCGGATGGGACTCAGGCCCGACCAGTTCGGCGAGTTTCCGTTCGGCGACGACCAGCGACCAGGCTCGCTCCCGAGCGAGGAGGGACGCTCCCAGTCGAATCGTGTCGATGCTGAGGCCGCCGTTGACCGCCGAGGCGGCGGCTTCGGGGTCGACGTCGGGGTCGGCGGGGGCGGCCACCAGCACCAGCGGAATCTCGATATCCGTCCGCTCGATCGCCCGCTCGAGCGCGCGGATCTGCCAGCGCTCGAGGTAGGGATCGGCGAGGAGACAGACGCGACGCGGACCGGTTTTGGGCCTCGAGGCGGCCGTTAAATCGGTCTCCGTCCCCGGGTCAGTTTGTGTCGCTGGATCGTTCCCCGTCGCGTGGTCGACCTCCAAGCGTTCTCGTGTCGTCGTCATCGGTTCGGTGAGTTGGCTGCGTGGTGGCGGGAGGGCGACCCGAGTGCGTGCGGGCGAGGCGGGTTTTCGCCGGCGGTCCGGCCGCGGGATCCGTCCGGGTTGGCAAATGCACCGGCCTCGTCGCCCTCGCGAGCCGCCAGCGTCTCGAGCGTCTCCGCAACGGTTCCGTCCGGATGCGTCGTCGCGTCGTAGAACGCCCGCGGCGGCCCGACCCACGCGCCCATCTCGAGAGCCCGTTCGATGATCCAGCGGTAGACGCTTCCCCAGCCGGGAAAGTCCGGGTCGTAGAACGTCCGCTGGTGCCAGTCGAGGACGAGAACCCCGGTTTCGTCGCGTACCTCCTCGAGGAGCCGCTCGCAGTTGTCCGTGATCCGCGACATCGTCCGGGCGGACTCCATCGTCGTCTGGTCCATGATCGTCCACGGGAAAACGACGAACTCGTCGTCGAAGGGTCGGCGCAGTTCGTAGCCGTACTGGAACTCGAGGCTGTGCGGATCGGCCAGCGAGGTGTCGTAGTCGAGTCCGATCTCGCGGTGGTGGTCCCAGGTCTCGGGTTGGGCGA contains the following coding sequences:
- a CDS encoding translation initiation factor IF-2 subunit beta — its product is MDYESSLDRAMENVPDIGGDEERLQIPDAQPQKDGAFTRFTNLGDIADVLSRETEHLHRFVQRELGTSGKLAEGRARYNGTFSQQDFDAVVDAYVEEYVLCSECGLPDTRLVREDRTPMLRCDACGAFRPVTKRSSGGQQQQQREAVEEGQTYTVEITGTGRKGDGVAEKGKYTIFVPGADEGDVVDIYIKNISGNLAFARRD
- a CDS encoding formyltransferase family protein produces the protein MTTTRERLEVDHATGNDPATQTDPGTETDLTAASRPKTGPRRVCLLADPYLERWQIRALERAIERTDIEIPLVLVAAPADPDVDPEAAASAVNGGLSIDTIRLGASLLARERAWSLVVAERKLAELVGPESHPLEHRQRVGDVDCLESSTVRHVRPIEDGNWNELPESAVEAAADRCDVVVRFGFGLVRGDILTATEHGVLSFHPADIRRYRGLGPPKAFVDDRSSIGATLQRLTEGIDSGEIVAEDWIDIDDCATLWDVYDRVHELEVELLATGIESLRDPGLEPTVPDSLGAYYSTKSRREVGFALRTLAKNLRGRLGLR
- a CDS encoding polysaccharide deacetylase family protein; protein product: MASRGDRAYSFALCLTHDIDRVYKTPQNYLFDCLEQRDPRQLTGLVSAKNPYWQFERIMALESMLGVRSAFYVLDERRLAERPKREWATLAGWSRYSGRYDVTDPQLASTIESLENGGWEVGLQGSFTSPRDPDRLRYEKERIEDATGRRVRGNRQHYLNLAQPETWDHHREIGLDYDTSLADPHSLEFQYGYELRRPFDDEFVVFPWTIMDQTTMESARTMSRITDNCERLLEEVRDETGVLVLDWHQRTFYDPDFPGWGSVYRWIIERALEMGAWVGPPRAFYDATTHPDGTVAETLETLAAREGDEAGAFANPDGSRGRTAGENPPRPHALGSPSRHHAANSPNR